From a region of the Desulfuromonas sp. KJ2020 genome:
- a CDS encoding UbiA-like polyprenyltransferase has product MTEVSFWERGKTLLEMIKFSHTVFAFPFALMGVILASLASAALPTLMQIVWICLAMVGARSGAMGLNRIIDARIDAQNPRTAQRHIPAGKVSRREAWIFVLASFALLLFSAWMLNPLCLKLSPLALFFLALYSFCKRFTALAHIVLGICLAAAPIGAWIALRGDVSWQVLVLGLAVLFWVAGFDILYALQDLDFDREQNLHSIPARLGVERSLLLARSFHAVMVFLLALLLSMPGLGWIYLLGVLVVTGLLFYEHLLVKADDLSRLDAAFFNMNGYISVTIFVFTLVDSLV; this is encoded by the coding sequence ATGACGGAAGTGAGTTTTTGGGAGAGAGGGAAAACTCTCCTTGAGATGATCAAGTTTTCCCACACCGTATTCGCCTTCCCCTTCGCCCTGATGGGGGTTATTCTCGCCTCCCTGGCCAGTGCCGCGTTGCCCACCTTGATGCAGATTGTCTGGATTTGCCTGGCCATGGTCGGTGCCCGCTCCGGGGCCATGGGACTCAACCGCATTATTGATGCACGCATCGATGCCCAAAACCCACGCACGGCCCAGCGTCATATCCCGGCGGGTAAAGTTTCCCGGCGCGAGGCCTGGATTTTCGTGCTGGCATCTTTTGCTCTTCTGCTCTTTTCGGCCTGGATGCTCAACCCCCTTTGTCTCAAATTGTCCCCTCTGGCCTTGTTTTTTCTGGCCCTTTATTCCTTCTGTAAACGCTTTACCGCACTCGCCCACATTGTGCTGGGAATCTGTCTGGCCGCTGCGCCCATTGGTGCTTGGATCGCTTTGCGGGGGGATGTGAGCTGGCAGGTACTGGTCCTGGGCCTGGCGGTGCTTTTCTGGGTAGCCGGGTTCGACATCCTCTATGCCCTGCAGGACCTCGATTTTGATCGCGAGCAAAACCTGCACTCCATCCCGGCCCGTTTGGGTGTAGAAAGATCTCTTCTTCTTGCCCGGTCCTTTCACGCTGTGATGGTCTTTCTGCTGGCTCTCCTTCTGTCGATGCCGGGACTGGGGTGGATATACCTGCTTGGCGTCCTGGTGGTCACCGGACTTCTGTTCTATGAGCATCTGCTGGTCAAGGCAGACGACCTGTCGAGGCTAGATGCGGCCTTCTTCAATATGAACGGGTATATCAGTGTGACTATTTTTGTCTTTACGCTGGTGGACAGCCTGGTTTGA
- a CDS encoding UbiX family flavin prenyltransferase, with protein MKHIAVAMTGASGAVYGVRLVEELLRANCRVSLVLTRSGLDVLHHETGLNWSGSKVQRQEKIAAHFGGNQNLWVYEEQDMFAPLASGSAVPQAMVVIPCSMGTAARLAAGISGNLVERAADVVLKERKELILVPRETPLNQIHLENLLKLSRAGAHILPAMPGFYHHPQTMDDLVNHVIGKVLDSLDIEHTLFPRWGQLQE; from the coding sequence ATGAAGCATATAGCCGTGGCGATGACGGGAGCCTCCGGGGCCGTTTACGGGGTGCGCCTGGTCGAAGAACTGCTCAGGGCGAATTGCCGGGTATCTCTGGTGCTGACCCGGTCTGGTTTGGACGTGCTGCATCACGAAACTGGCCTGAACTGGTCTGGCAGTAAGGTCCAGAGGCAGGAAAAGATAGCCGCGCACTTTGGCGGCAACCAGAACCTCTGGGTTTACGAGGAGCAGGATATGTTTGCTCCCCTGGCCAGCGGTTCTGCCGTACCTCAGGCCATGGTGGTCATCCCCTGTTCCATGGGGACGGCGGCCCGCCTGGCCGCTGGAATCAGTGGGAACCTGGTGGAGCGAGCGGCGGATGTGGTGCTGAAGGAGCGCAAGGAGCTGATTCTGGTGCCTAGGGAAACGCCGCTAAATCAAATTCATCTGGAAAATCTACTCAAACTCAGTCGTGCCGGAGCTCACATCCTGCCCGCCATGCCGGGATTTTACCACCACCCCCAAACCATGGACGATCTGGTAAACCACGTTATTGGCAAAGTTTTGGATAGCCTAGATATAGAACACACCCTGTTCCCGCGTTGGGGGCAGCTGCAGGAGTAG
- the mqnE gene encoding aminofutalosine synthase MqnE — protein sequence MEALYEQIRDRIVGGGRITEAEALTLFEAKDLLEIGELAALANEQKNGKRVYFNVNRHINYSNVCVNQCTFCAFCKTAEEKGGYTLALEEILDKAKEASNAGATEIHVVGGLHPELPYGFYLEMLASIKKACPQVHLKAFTAVEIDYFSKLSGRSVEQVIEDLKGAGLGSMPGGGAEIFAPAVREKICPEKITGARWLEVVEKVHRAGLKTNATMLFGHLESYADRVDHLAKLRALQDRTGGFQAFIPLAFQPDNTRVPGAKGVGGVDALKTLAISRIFLDNFQHIKAYWVMLGLKIAQVALAFGVNDLDGTVVEEKIGHDAGAESPQILAKEHLVDMIRKAGKIPVERDTLYRELGEAT from the coding sequence ATGGAAGCACTCTATGAACAAATCAGAGATCGAATAGTGGGGGGGGGACGAATAACCGAGGCTGAAGCTCTGACCCTCTTCGAAGCCAAAGATCTGCTGGAAATCGGTGAGCTGGCCGCCCTGGCCAACGAGCAAAAAAACGGCAAGCGAGTCTATTTCAACGTCAATCGCCATATCAATTACTCAAACGTCTGCGTCAACCAGTGTACTTTCTGCGCCTTCTGCAAAACCGCCGAAGAGAAGGGCGGTTATACCCTGGCTCTGGAGGAGATTCTGGATAAAGCGAAAGAGGCCAGCAATGCCGGCGCCACGGAAATCCATGTCGTCGGCGGACTCCATCCAGAACTGCCCTATGGATTCTATCTTGAGATGCTCGCAAGCATCAAAAAGGCGTGCCCGCAGGTTCATCTCAAGGCCTTTACCGCCGTGGAAATCGATTATTTCAGCAAGCTCTCCGGTCGTTCCGTGGAGCAGGTTATTGAGGACCTGAAGGGCGCCGGCTTAGGCTCGATGCCGGGCGGCGGGGCCGAAATCTTCGCGCCGGCGGTACGTGAAAAGATCTGTCCCGAAAAGATCACGGGCGCCCGTTGGCTCGAAGTGGTCGAAAAGGTCCACCGGGCGGGACTTAAAACCAATGCCACCATGCTGTTCGGCCATCTGGAGTCCTACGCAGACCGGGTGGACCACCTGGCCAAGCTGCGCGCCCTGCAGGATCGCACCGGCGGTTTTCAGGCCTTCATTCCCCTGGCCTTTCAGCCCGACAACACGCGGGTACCCGGCGCCAAAGGCGTCGGCGGGGTTGATGCCCTCAAAACCCTGGCCATCAGCCGCATCTTTCTCGACAATTTCCAGCACATCAAGGCCTACTGGGTCATGCTCGGCCTGAAGATCGCCCAGGTCGCCCTGGCCTTTGGCGTGAACGATCTGGATGGCACCGTGGTGGAAGAAAAGATCGGGCATGACGCCGGAGCCGAGTCGCCTCAGATCCTGGCCAAGGAACACCTGGTGGACATGATCCGTAAGGCAGGCAAGATACCGGTGGAGCGCGATACCCTCTACCGGGAACTGGGAGAGGCGACATGA
- the mqnC gene encoding cyclic dehypoxanthinyl futalosine synthase: MSTELSQVVEKVCQGKNLDRTEALTLLEQADLLTLGKLADALRRQKHPHGRVTFVVDRNVNYTNVCQSRCRFCAFYREAEAKDAYLLSQDEILAKVQELADHGGTQLLMQGGLHPDLKISWFETLFRRIKAAFPSMQVHSLSPAEVIHVARLSGLSMTACLLRLQAAGLDSVPGGGAEVLVDEVRQQISPNKIGWQQWAEVMKAAHGLGMRTTATMMFGSKEGTRDIVEHLFRIREIQQKTGGFTAFIPWTFQPDNTELGGQVATGIEYLKVLALSRLVLDNIDNIQASWVTQGDKMAQVALFFGANDLGGTMLEENVVAAAGVTFRLSQDEIITLAREAGFIPAKRNTLYQILQEY, translated from the coding sequence ATGAGCACAGAACTGTCCCAGGTAGTGGAAAAGGTGTGCCAGGGTAAAAACCTCGACCGGACCGAGGCCCTGACCCTGCTGGAGCAGGCGGATCTGCTGACGCTGGGGAAGCTGGCCGATGCATTGCGACGCCAGAAACATCCCCACGGCAGGGTGACTTTCGTGGTCGACCGCAACGTCAATTACACCAACGTCTGCCAGTCCCGCTGTCGCTTCTGCGCCTTTTATCGGGAGGCCGAAGCCAAGGATGCCTATCTGCTTTCCCAGGACGAGATTCTCGCCAAGGTGCAGGAGTTGGCCGACCATGGCGGCACCCAGCTTCTCATGCAGGGAGGGCTGCATCCCGATCTCAAGATATCCTGGTTTGAGACTCTCTTCCGCCGAATCAAGGCCGCTTTCCCGTCCATGCAGGTGCATTCTCTCTCTCCTGCCGAGGTTATCCATGTGGCCCGTCTTTCCGGCCTCAGTATGACGGCGTGCCTCTTGCGTCTGCAGGCCGCCGGTCTCGATTCGGTGCCGGGGGGCGGCGCCGAGGTGCTCGTCGACGAGGTGCGCCAGCAGATCTCCCCCAACAAAATCGGCTGGCAGCAGTGGGCAGAGGTCATGAAGGCTGCTCACGGCCTCGGGATGCGCACGACGGCAACCATGATGTTCGGCTCCAAGGAGGGGACGAGGGACATCGTCGAGCATCTCTTCCGCATTCGGGAAATCCAGCAGAAAACGGGTGGTTTTACCGCCTTCATTCCCTGGACCTTTCAGCCGGACAATACCGAACTGGGCGGTCAGGTGGCGACGGGGATCGAATACCTGAAGGTGCTGGCGCTGTCGCGCCTGGTGCTTGACAACATCGACAACATCCAGGCCAGCTGGGTGACCCAGGGGGACAAGATGGCCCAGGTGGCCCTCTTTTTCGGAGCCAACGACCTGGGGGGAACCATGCTCGAAGAAAATGTCGTGGCCGCCGCCGGGGTGACCTTCCGCCTGTCGCAGGACGAAATCATTACGCTGGCGCGCGAGGCCGGCTTCATTCCAGCCAAACGCAACACCCTCTATCAGATACTGCAGGAATATTGA
- the hisC gene encoding histidinol-phosphate transaminase — MSCLRPNIAQMAGYVPGYQPPDSEAWIKLNTNENPYPPSPQVVEAIHRELGEKGDSLRMYPDAGSLRVRQEAAALYGFEPSWVITANGSDELLNNLIRAFVGEGEEVAYIHPSYSYYATLAQIQGAKITTFGLTADYRLADFPARYEGKLFFLTSPNAPLGFAFPLDYIAEIARRCAGMLVIDEAYVDFAEINALELVKQHDNVVVTRTFSKSYSLAGMRLGLALARPEVIQALDKIRDHYHLDRLALAAAAAALSDQAYLAETVGRIRDTREWFSAQLRDLGYTLVASQTNFIFASPPDRNGKRIYEGLYSRKILVRYFTDPLLTHGLRMTIGNRSDMEQTLAVLKELG, encoded by the coding sequence ATGAGTTGCCTGCGACCCAATATCGCCCAGATGGCCGGCTATGTGCCGGGGTATCAGCCTCCGGACAGCGAGGCCTGGATCAAGCTCAACACCAATGAAAACCCCTATCCCCCCTCGCCGCAGGTGGTGGAAGCCATCCACCGGGAGCTGGGGGAAAAGGGCGACTCCCTGCGCATGTATCCGGATGCGGGCAGCCTTCGGGTGCGCCAGGAGGCAGCGGCGCTCTATGGTTTTGAGCCCAGCTGGGTGATTACCGCCAACGGTTCCGACGAGCTGCTCAACAACCTCATCCGCGCCTTTGTCGGAGAGGGCGAAGAGGTGGCCTATATCCATCCTTCCTACTCCTATTACGCGACCCTGGCCCAAATCCAGGGGGCGAAAATCACCACCTTCGGTCTGACGGCAGATTACCGCCTCGCCGACTTTCCGGCGCGCTATGAAGGCAAACTCTTTTTTCTCACCAGCCCCAACGCGCCCCTGGGCTTTGCCTTTCCCCTGGACTATATCGCCGAGATCGCTCGCCGCTGCGCCGGCATGCTGGTCATCGACGAGGCCTACGTCGACTTCGCCGAGATCAATGCGCTGGAGCTGGTCAAGCAGCACGACAATGTGGTGGTCACCCGGACCTTTTCCAAGAGCTATTCACTGGCGGGTATGCGCCTCGGACTCGCCCTGGCCCGGCCGGAGGTGATCCAGGCGCTGGACAAGATACGGGATCATTATCACCTCGATCGTCTCGCCCTCGCCGCCGCCGCCGCTGCCCTCAGCGATCAGGCCTATCTGGCCGAAACCGTGGGCAGGATACGTGACACCAGGGAGTGGTTTTCGGCCCAACTGCGCGATCTCGGTTACACGCTGGTCGCTTCACAAACGAACTTCATTTTTGCTTCTCCTCCGGACCGCAACGGCAAGAGGATTTACGAGGGGCTCTATTCCCGCAAGATCCTGGTGCGCTATTTTACCGACCCGCTGCTGACCCACGGGTTGCGCATGACCATAGGGAACCGGTCGGACATGGAGCAGACCCTGGCGGTTCTCAAGGAACTGGGGTGA
- the mutY gene encoding A/G-specific adenine glycosylase: MRGKPSPVRDARVEADVFAQALLAWYGDQGRELPWRQTRDPYRIWLSEVMLQQTGVAAVIPYYQRFLERYPAVEALAAAPIEEVVDLWAGLGYYSRARNLHAAARQIVACFHGHFPATVAELQSLPGVGRSTAGAIAALAFEKPAPILDGNVRRILCRLFAWQEVPTTAGAQRQLWEWAEALTPVVRVHDYTQAIMDLGATVCLPRNPRCPDCPVAGFCLGHALGLEKSLPQRQPSKVVPTEVQVVLVLAWGGRLLVRRRPLQGLLGGLWEFPGRQPVSGQAPEQAAAEELRERGLSGRLEVVGTIRHAYSHFRVQVEVFKVQIQKIDGVAEGGEGEQWLPEEALLELPLHGAHKKVLALLHEKLSR, translated from the coding sequence GTGAGAGGAAAACCTTCGCCGGTCAGGGATGCCAGGGTGGAGGCCGACGTCTTCGCCCAGGCTCTGCTGGCCTGGTACGGCGATCAGGGCCGGGAACTTCCGTGGCGGCAGACCCGCGATCCCTACCGTATCTGGCTCTCCGAGGTTATGCTGCAACAGACGGGGGTTGCCGCCGTCATCCCCTATTATCAGCGTTTTCTCGAACGCTATCCTGCCGTCGAGGCGTTGGCCGCGGCGCCGATTGAAGAGGTGGTCGACCTTTGGGCCGGCCTCGGGTACTATTCCAGGGCCAGAAACCTGCATGCCGCCGCCCGCCAGATCGTGGCGTGTTTCCACGGGCACTTTCCCGCCACCGTGGCGGAACTTCAGTCCCTGCCCGGCGTGGGACGCTCCACGGCCGGGGCCATTGCCGCCCTCGCTTTTGAAAAACCCGCTCCCATTCTTGACGGCAACGTCCGCCGCATTCTGTGCCGACTCTTTGCCTGGCAGGAAGTCCCTACCACCGCCGGAGCCCAGCGGCAGCTGTGGGAATGGGCCGAGGCACTCACACCGGTGGTGAGAGTGCATGACTACACCCAGGCCATCATGGACCTGGGCGCTACCGTCTGCCTGCCCCGCAATCCCCGCTGTCCCGACTGCCCCGTCGCCGGCTTTTGCCTGGGGCATGCCCTGGGGTTGGAAAAGAGCCTGCCGCAGCGGCAACCCTCCAAAGTCGTGCCCACCGAAGTTCAGGTCGTTCTCGTCCTGGCCTGGGGAGGGCGCCTCCTCGTCCGCCGTCGGCCCCTCCAGGGTCTGCTGGGAGGGTTGTGGGAGTTTCCCGGTCGTCAGCCTGTAAGCGGACAAGCTCCGGAGCAGGCTGCCGCGGAGGAGCTGCGGGAGAGGGGGCTGTCGGGGCGATTGGAGGTCGTCGGCACAATCCGGCATGCCTACAGTCATTTTCGCGTACAGGTCGAGGTCTTTAAAGTCCAGATCCAAAAAATCGACGGTGTGGCCGAAGGGGGAGAGGGCGAACAGTGGCTGCCGGAAGAGGCGCTGTTGGAACTGCCCCTGCACGGCGCCCATAAAAAAGTCCTGGCCCTGCTTCATGAGAAGCTGAGCCGTTGA
- a CDS encoding ribonuclease D, protein MIVATDRIEIITTAPALAAFAQKLAGQSSIAVDLEADSMHSYREKVCLLQFTTEDETVLVDPLAVTDLAPLGPVLANPKIRKIFHAADYDIRCLYRDFSLEINGLFDTMIACQFLGEEKVGLADVLLKYFGIELDKQYQRADWSKRPLSPEMIRYAAEDTAHLHRLVVILEEALQEKGRLTWVQEEWRLLEKVRHSEPGGALFLRLKGAGALPRRSLAVLEALLQWRDREAQRRDCPHFKVLGNKSLLQLARTMPHSLQGLVGIEGISPRVVDRYGKSLLAAVEVGKAVPEGELPSFPRTERRVRDEKVDQRLTHLKAWRAEKAAELQMDPGIVINNALLEEIAWREPHNEEALRQIPGLKNWQGEVLAEGLLRTLAGA, encoded by the coding sequence TTGATAGTTGCAACCGACAGGATTGAGATCATAACGACCGCTCCGGCCCTGGCCGCCTTCGCGCAAAAACTAGCCGGGCAAAGCAGCATCGCTGTTGATCTCGAAGCGGATTCCATGCACTCCTACCGGGAAAAGGTCTGCCTGCTGCAATTCACCACGGAAGACGAGACGGTCCTTGTCGATCCCCTGGCCGTAACCGACTTGGCACCCTTGGGGCCGGTGCTGGCAAACCCGAAAATCCGCAAGATCTTTCACGCGGCCGACTATGACATCCGCTGTCTCTACCGCGATTTTTCCCTGGAGATCAACGGGCTCTTCGACACCATGATCGCTTGCCAATTTCTGGGGGAAGAGAAGGTCGGCCTGGCCGATGTCCTGCTCAAATATTTCGGTATCGAGCTGGACAAGCAGTACCAGCGGGCCGACTGGTCCAAAAGGCCCCTTTCACCGGAGATGATTCGCTATGCCGCCGAGGACACGGCCCATCTGCACCGGCTGGTGGTTATTCTGGAAGAGGCGTTGCAGGAAAAAGGTCGCCTGACCTGGGTGCAGGAAGAATGGAGGCTGTTGGAAAAGGTGCGCCACAGCGAGCCAGGGGGAGCCCTTTTTCTACGACTCAAGGGAGCCGGCGCGCTGCCGCGCCGGTCACTGGCCGTGCTGGAGGCCCTTCTGCAGTGGCGGGACCGTGAGGCGCAGCGCCGGGATTGCCCCCATTTCAAAGTGCTGGGCAACAAATCGCTCTTGCAGCTGGCGCGAACCATGCCCCATTCTCTGCAGGGGCTGGTAGGCATCGAGGGGATTTCGCCCCGGGTGGTGGATCGCTACGGCAAAAGTCTGCTGGCGGCGGTAGAGGTCGGCAAGGCCGTCCCCGAGGGGGAGCTGCCTTCTTTTCCCCGCACGGAGCGCCGTGTGCGCGACGAAAAGGTCGATCAGCGGCTGACCCACCTGAAGGCTTGGCGTGCCGAAAAAGCCGCCGAGTTGCAGATGGATCCGGGCATTGTCATCAACAACGCACTCCTGGAGGAGATCGCCTGGCGCGAGCCACACAACGAAGAGGCCCTGCGCCAGATCCCCGGCCTCAAAAACTGGCAGGGGGAGGTATTAGCAGAGGGCCTCTTGCGGACGCTGGCCGGGGCGTAA
- a CDS encoding aspartate ammonia-lyase yields MSETRLERDSMGEMVVPADALYGAQTARAQENFPISGYRFPRPFLRALGMIKERAARVNMELGLLDSERAMAIMEAAEEVVRGELDRHFVLDIFQTGSGTSTNMNANEVIANRAAQLEDWKGDRTIHPNDHVNLGQSSNDVIPSAIHIAAAVEIRHSLIPALFALQEALGEKAEAFADIIKIGRTHLQDATPIRLGQVFSGYARQVALANRRLETALEGLMELPLGGTAVGTGINTHPQFAGRVIAGLAEVTGLPLREASNHFEAQGGKDAVVYASGALKTCASALFKISNDIRFLGSGPRCGLGELILPPVQPGSSIMPGKVNPVMAESLMQVCAQVVGNDAAITLGGLSGNFELNVMMPLLAHNLLESIVLLASGVTQFSQRCVQDLQADRAHCEAMVEKSLAMVTALAPVIGYDRAAQIAKKAHDSGRTVREVAQEEQVLDEAELNRLLDPKPMTAPGIPGKKG; encoded by the coding sequence ATGTCCGAAACACGCCTCGAAAGAGACTCCATGGGAGAAATGGTCGTACCCGCCGACGCCCTTTACGGAGCCCAGACGGCGAGAGCCCAGGAGAACTTTCCCATTTCAGGATACCGCTTTCCACGCCCCTTCCTGCGCGCTTTAGGCATGATCAAGGAAAGAGCCGCACGGGTGAACATGGAACTGGGCCTGCTGGACAGCGAACGGGCCATGGCTATCATGGAGGCAGCCGAAGAGGTCGTCCGCGGCGAACTCGACCGCCATTTCGTCCTTGATATCTTCCAGACCGGCTCGGGCACCAGCACCAACATGAACGCCAATGAGGTCATTGCCAATCGGGCCGCCCAACTGGAAGACTGGAAGGGGGACCGAACGATCCACCCTAATGATCACGTCAATCTGGGGCAGTCGAGCAACGACGTCATTCCCTCTGCCATCCACATAGCCGCCGCCGTGGAGATCCGCCACAGCCTCATTCCCGCCCTCTTCGCCCTGCAGGAGGCGTTGGGGGAAAAAGCCGAAGCCTTTGCCGATATCATCAAGATCGGCCGCACGCACCTGCAGGACGCCACCCCGATCCGGCTGGGCCAGGTATTTTCCGGCTACGCCCGGCAGGTGGCGCTGGCCAACCGTCGCTTGGAAACGGCCCTGGAAGGACTCATGGAACTCCCCCTCGGCGGTACGGCCGTGGGGACGGGCATCAACACCCACCCGCAATTCGCCGGCAGGGTCATCGCCGGGCTGGCTGAGGTGACTGGTCTCCCCTTGCGCGAAGCGTCCAATCATTTCGAGGCCCAGGGCGGCAAGGACGCGGTGGTCTACGCCAGCGGTGCCCTCAAGACCTGCGCCAGCGCCCTGTTCAAGATCAGCAATGACATCCGCTTCCTCGGCAGCGGGCCACGCTGCGGTCTGGGAGAGCTGATCCTGCCGCCGGTGCAGCCGGGCAGCTCGATCATGCCGGGCAAGGTCAACCCCGTCATGGCCGAAAGCCTCATGCAGGTCTGTGCCCAGGTGGTCGGCAACGATGCGGCCATCACCCTGGGGGGATTATCGGGCAACTTCGAGCTCAACGTGATGATGCCCCTCCTCGCCCACAATCTGCTGGAATCCATTGTTCTGCTGGCCAGTGGCGTTACCCAGTTCAGCCAGCGCTGCGTGCAGGATCTGCAGGCTGACCGGGCTCATTGTGAAGCCATGGTGGAAAAGAGTCTGGCCATGGTCACGGCGCTGGCTCCCGTCATCGGCTACGATCGGGCCGCCCAGATCGCCAAAAAAGCCCACGATAGTGGCCGGACCGTACGGGAAGTGGCCCAGGAGGAGCAGGTTCTCGACGAGGCGGAATTAAACCGTCTGCTTGATCCGAAGCCGATGACCGCCCCGGGCATTCCCGGCAAAAAGGGCTGA
- a CDS encoding EamA family transporter has translation MSTMALLLILFSAFMHALWNLLVKRSRDKTVFIWWMFVASAGCLQVVLPFWAEPFPPLNPAVLLLGVAGAACFVLYHLFNGRAYRDGDLSLTYPLAQTSMLYVPLWGVCLLGERISILGMAGILLILCGAWAVQLQRFSLREIARPVRNLRNPSVQAALAAGFIYSLGAVVDKAGVSLYPPFYFTYLLVMFMLLLMTLNLLRSPYRGRILSEWRQSRNLVLLSGPVMMGSFLSFRYGLSLAPMSYAVPVRQVSLLIGVLIGVLFLGETCGRIRFSATLLILAGVVLIRLG, from the coding sequence ATGAGCACCATGGCCCTGCTTCTCATCCTGTTTTCCGCTTTCATGCACGCCTTGTGGAACCTGCTGGTCAAGCGCAGCCGAGACAAGACGGTCTTTATCTGGTGGATGTTCGTGGCCTCGGCCGGCTGCCTGCAGGTGGTCCTGCCTTTTTGGGCTGAGCCCTTTCCTCCCCTGAACCCGGCTGTGCTTTTGCTGGGGGTGGCCGGCGCCGCCTGTTTTGTCCTCTATCACCTCTTCAACGGCCGCGCGTATCGCGATGGCGACCTGTCCCTGACCTATCCTTTGGCCCAAACGTCCATGTTGTACGTTCCTCTTTGGGGGGTGTGCCTGCTGGGGGAGCGGATATCGATTCTGGGCATGGCTGGCATCCTCTTGATCCTCTGTGGCGCCTGGGCCGTGCAGTTACAGCGCTTTTCCCTGCGCGAAATTGCCCGGCCCGTGCGCAACCTGCGGAACCCGTCGGTGCAGGCCGCTCTTGCCGCCGGGTTTATCTACTCCCTGGGGGCGGTGGTCGACAAGGCGGGGGTGAGTCTCTATCCCCCCTTTTATTTTACCTATCTGCTGGTCATGTTCATGCTGCTCTTGATGACCCTTAACCTGCTGCGCAGCCCTTATCGCGGCCGCATTCTGAGCGAGTGGCGTCAAAGCAGGAACCTGGTGCTGCTGTCCGGACCGGTTATGATGGGGTCGTTTCTCTCTTTTCGTTACGGGCTGAGCCTGGCCCCGATGAGCTATGCGGTGCCGGTGCGCCAGGTCAGTCTGCTGATCGGGGTCCTCATCGGGGTCCTCTTTCTGGGCGAGACCTGCGGGCGCATCCGGTTTTCGGCCACTTTGCTCATTCTGGCCGGCGTGGTTCTGATCCGCCTCGGTTGA
- a CDS encoding HD domain-containing protein, protein MKNLANFFFEVGMLKRTPRTGFQFLGSGAESVAEHSFRTAIIGFTLAHLDDGVDTGKVVQMCLFHDIPEARTGDLNYVNKKYVKADEEKAVEDLARTLPFGDEYRALLEEFGHKESREAQIAHDADQLEMILALKEHKDLGNRNADEWYPFAVRRLRTDGARRLAETIWTTDSSRWWFDDDGDWWVNGKR, encoded by the coding sequence ATGAAAAATCTGGCGAATTTCTTTTTTGAGGTCGGTATGCTCAAGCGCACCCCCCGCACGGGCTTTCAGTTCCTGGGCTCCGGGGCTGAATCCGTCGCCGAACATTCCTTCCGCACGGCTATCATTGGCTTTACCCTCGCCCATCTCGATGACGGGGTCGATACGGGCAAGGTGGTGCAGATGTGCCTCTTTCACGACATCCCCGAAGCCCGCACCGGCGACCTCAATTACGTGAATAAAAAGTATGTCAAAGCCGATGAGGAAAAGGCCGTGGAGGATCTGGCCCGCACGCTGCCCTTTGGTGACGAATACCGGGCACTGCTGGAGGAGTTCGGTCACAAGGAGAGCCGCGAGGCTCAAATCGCCCATGATGCCGATCAGCTCGAGATGATATTGGCGCTTAAAGAGCACAAGGATCTCGGCAACCGCAATGCCGACGAATGGTATCCGTTTGCGGTGCGCCGACTCAGAACCGACGGGGCCCGCCGCCTCGCCGAAACCATCTGGACCACAGATTCCAGCCGCTGGTGGTTCGATGACGACGGCGACTGGTGGGTGAACGGCAAGCGCTAA